One Curtobacterium sp. MCLR17_032 genomic window carries:
- a CDS encoding STAS domain-containing protein: MDIVVHEAGTEAAVLECSGRLNMVSAPAFRETVATVIEGGRPRVAVELSRVEFLDSSGLGALVGALKTARQAGGDLRIAAPSEQVAMVLKLSNIDKILRSYADGDEAVREWV; this comes from the coding sequence ATGGACATCGTCGTACACGAAGCCGGCACCGAAGCGGCGGTGTTGGAGTGCTCCGGCCGCCTGAACATGGTGTCGGCACCAGCCTTCCGCGAGACCGTCGCCACGGTGATCGAGGGCGGCCGTCCCCGTGTCGCCGTCGAGCTGTCGCGCGTCGAGTTCCTCGACTCCTCGGGTCTCGGTGCGCTCGTCGGTGCGTTGAAGACCGCTCGGCAGGCGGGTGGTGACCTCCGGATCGCCGCACCGTCCGAGCAGGTCGCGATGGTGCTGAAGCTGTCGAACATCGACAAGATCCTCCGCAGCTACGCCGACGGTGACGAAGCCGTCCGCGAATGGGTCTGA
- a CDS encoding ATP-binding protein encodes MGLTGAVVGEHRLDFASPPDDVSSVHDFLSDVWTAEPAVSVEDRMALELAIIELASNVIEHAAAGGQVTCSLTLAVASDALEARITDDGQPASVDVAGATLPDDMAEGGRGLALVQMVVDELRYDRLGDENRWTVRKATRAV; translated from the coding sequence ATGGGTCTGACCGGGGCCGTCGTGGGCGAGCACCGGCTGGACTTCGCGTCGCCGCCCGACGACGTCTCCTCGGTGCACGACTTCCTCAGTGACGTCTGGACGGCCGAGCCCGCCGTCAGTGTCGAGGACCGGATGGCCCTCGAACTCGCGATCATCGAGCTCGCCTCCAACGTGATCGAGCACGCGGCCGCGGGCGGGCAGGTCACGTGTTCACTGACGCTCGCGGTCGCCAGCGACGCTCTGGAGGCCCGCATCACCGACGACGGCCAGCCCGCGTCCGTCGACGTGGCCGGCGCCACCCTGCCGGACGACATGGCGGAGGGCGGGCGTGGACTCGCCCTCGTGCAGATGGTCGTCGACGAGCTGCGCTACGACCGTCTCGGTGACGAGAACCGCTGGACGGTCCGGAAGGCAACCCGCGCGGTGTGA
- a CDS encoding helix-turn-helix domain-containing protein yields MTATMDPRTVFETSGADLDAARSMFEQTYEASGFLPERTERAFGYRFRTVGDQTMSLRSTRFDARMVGDVDSGDQISVAWVTDGGGVLDVGRDEVALTPGRPVVFPVGRPYRFDLADVRQSVVQFDRTFLERVAAEAYGTEPGTLVFDHTVVPGAEAVRAWNHQVQEASRVVLGNTPMSVLAFADTARRTALALLSTFPHRLAARQVPLPAGATGRVRSAIEYMHAAAHTPITTTDIAEHVGLSIRGLQQAFQRQVGIAPNAMLRGIRLDRVRDELREGTPADTTVASVAVQWGFAHLGRFSAAYARRFDEYPRDTLHS; encoded by the coding sequence ATGACCGCCACCATGGACCCCCGGACCGTCTTCGAGACCTCCGGTGCCGATCTCGACGCCGCTCGGTCGATGTTCGAGCAGACCTACGAGGCGTCCGGGTTCCTGCCCGAGCGGACCGAGCGGGCCTTCGGGTACCGCTTCCGGACCGTCGGCGACCAGACGATGTCCCTGCGGTCGACGCGGTTCGACGCCCGCATGGTGGGCGATGTCGACTCCGGCGACCAGATCAGCGTCGCCTGGGTGACGGACGGCGGTGGCGTGCTCGACGTCGGTCGTGATGAGGTCGCCCTGACGCCCGGTCGGCCGGTGGTGTTCCCCGTCGGACGTCCGTACCGCTTCGACCTGGCCGACGTCCGGCAGAGCGTCGTGCAGTTCGACCGCACCTTCCTCGAACGCGTCGCCGCCGAGGCGTACGGCACCGAGCCCGGCACCCTGGTGTTCGACCACACGGTGGTCCCCGGTGCCGAGGCCGTGCGCGCCTGGAACCACCAGGTGCAGGAGGCCTCCCGCGTCGTGCTCGGCAACACCCCGATGTCCGTGCTGGCCTTCGCCGACACCGCTCGTCGGACGGCTCTGGCGCTCCTCAGCACCTTCCCGCACCGCCTCGCCGCCCGCCAGGTCCCGCTGCCCGCGGGCGCCACCGGCCGTGTGCGTTCGGCGATCGAGTACATGCACGCCGCCGCGCACACCCCGATCACCACGACCGACATCGCCGAGCACGTCGGCCTGAGCATCCGCGGCCTGCAGCAGGCGTTCCAGCGGCAGGTCGGCATCGCGCCGAACGCCATGCTGCGGGGCATCCGGCTGGACCGGGTCCGCGACGAACTGCGCGAGGGCACGCCGGCCGACACCACGGTGGCGAGCGTCGCCGTGCAGTGGGGCTTCGCGCACCTCGGTCGGTT